CATCATCAAACTCATTAAAATTTGTGCTGCGTAAGCCAGTAAACTCATTAATTGACCTATGGTCATAGTTGAACCTACAATCATCTTTGCACCAAACCAAGAGATTAGGAGAATACATGTATACATGGTAAACTGCATGAGTGGACTGTTAAAAGCTAATAATTTTTCTGCTTTTGAAAAATCATTATAGATTTTTGTGGATACCTCTCCAAATTTGCTTTTTTCATGTTCTTCACGAACATAAGATTTTACAACTCTAATACCACTTATGTTTTCTTGTACAACATTGTTTAGATGGTCGTAAGTACGGAATACTTTCTCAAAAATAGGATGGGCGTTGATAATAATTAAGTAAAGCCCAAATCCTAAAAATGGGATAGCTACAAGAAATACTAAAGCTAATTTTGCATTAAGGTTAAATGCCATAATCAAAGAAAAAATAAGCATTAACGGACTTCGTACTAAAATACGAATAATCATCTGGTAAGAATTTTGAACATTGGTCACATCTGTAGTTAACCTAGTTACTAGGCTTGCAGTTGAAAATTTTTCAATATCCGAGAATGAAAAACTCTGTATATTGTAATACATTTCTCGACGTACATTTTTCGCATATCCCGCAGATGCTTTGGCTGCATATCTTCCTGATTGCATACCGAAAAAAAGTGAAAATATAGTACACAGCACTAGGACAATACCCATTTTACTGATGTAACCTAAATTTCCTTTTGAGATTCCGTTATCAATAATTTGTGCCATTAGGAATGGTATTATAACCTCCATAATAACCTCAAATGTTACAAAAACGGGCGCAAGGATGGTGTCTTTTTTATACTCACCTACGCATTTTGCAAGTCGTTTAATCATAATTTGGTAACCTCCATACATTAATATTTCTCATTAGCCATACAGTTAGGTAACTAACGACACAGCAAAAAATAACCGTCTGTCTATGCCTAACAAGATAGTTAACTATTCTATATTTTTTGAAATTTTGTTCACAAGCCGAAGGAAAGTTTCAATTTCTTCATTTGTTAAGCCCTTCGCAATTTTTTGTTCTACTTGAATAATTTGGGATTCTATCTTTAGATGAATGCCAAAAGCTTTTTCAGTAAGAATAAGTTTTTTTAATCGTGCATCGCAAGACACTGATTCCCTAGTTATCAATTCATTTTTTTCCATAAGTTGTAAAATTACAGTAGCTGTGGACCTCCTAATGTTAAACGCAATTTCAACATCTTTTTGGAAAACATCTCTTTTCTCTACGTTATCACAAAGATAACCAATGATCCAGCACTGCATTCCTGTTATGCCATCAATCTCACATTTTGAAACGCCAATATCAATTTGTCGTTTCACTTGATTAGAAAGTGTTTTTACTACAAATCCTATAGCCTTTGAACGATCCATAAAGCATCTCCCCATTATGTTAGCATACTAACAATTTTAATACTTGATGCTATAATTGTCAAACTCTATTAAAAATGACCTTAGCAGTTATATAATTATTTGAGTGTTTTATTGATAGAGGCGGTGCTTTACCTTTAAAATACTTTTTTCATAATTTTCACAAAAAACAATTATTGGAGCAACTAAAATTGCATTTAGCTCCTCCAATTTACTATCTAGTTTTCTTGCCGCACAATTTTATAGTAAGTCTTAGCTGTCAACCCATAAACTACAGCATATAACACTGCAAAGATCATCTTCTACAATCAATATTTTATACATACATTTACTATACTAAATGTCATATGTATTTCAGTCAAGTTTTTCACTGGTGGATGCTAAACAGAACCTTTAAAATCCACTTCTTAAGAATATTAATTATCATACTTACCTAAAAACTCTCGAGTTTCTTTTCCAATCTCTTGTGATTTCGTATAGAAAATGTAATGTTTTCCTTCTATAGTAGAATAACTAAATTTAGTATACTCCTTAAATTCATTTAAATTTTTACTCATTATTTTTGTATACTTCTCATTATTTATATCTTTCATAGATCTAATTGGTATAAATTTTAGTATTGGCAAATCCTTTGGCATTTTAGTTTTATTAACTGTTTCACAATTCTTTAATATCATATTAACTTCATTTTCCATTGTTTTGTTAAATGGATTTTGCACTCCCATTTTAACTAAATCATTTTTATCCTTTTGTGAAAAACAAGCTTCATCTTTATAAATGTTATTATAGTATATCCTATCAATGCCTAAGACATTTCCTACAGTAGCTGCGATATATTGCTTTTTACCAATAGATAAATCAACTTTATCCGCTTCATCTAGACATGCTTTAACTAATGTTGTATCCATCATAATTATTGCTTTAATTTCTTTCGGATAAACCGCTGCATAATATTGAGCATATATGCCTGATACAGAGTGAGGCATAAGTATATATGGCCCAGCTATATTCGCTTCCTTCA
This window of the Clostridium estertheticum genome carries:
- a CDS encoding ABC transporter ATP-binding protein: MIKRLAKCVGEYKKDTILAPVFVTFEVIMEVIIPFLMAQIIDNGISKGNLGYISKMGIVLVLCTIFSLFFGMQSGRYAAKASAGYAKNVRREMYYNIQSFSFSDIEKFSTASLVTRLTTDVTNVQNSYQMIIRILVRSPLMLIFSLIMAFNLNAKLALVFLVAIPFLGFGLYLIIINAHPIFEKVFRTYDHLNNVVQENISGIRVVKSYVREEHEKSKFGEVSTKIYNDFSKAEKLLAFNSPLMQFTMYTCILLISWFGAKMIVGSTMTIGQLMSLLAYAAQILMSLMMLSMVFVMITISRASAERIVEVLDEKSDLHNPEKPIYEVPNGCVKFENVDFSYNDDKNKLCLKKIDISIKAGETIGIIGGTGSAKTTFVQLIPRLYDVSSGNILVGGVDVRKYDIQALRDEVAMVLQKNVLFSGTIKENLRWGNKEASDDELIRVCKLAQADDFIAKFPQKYDTYIEQGGSNVSGGQKQRICIARALLKKPKILILDDSTSAIDTKTDSLIRRAFKEEIPSTTKIIIAQRISSVEDADKIIIMDAGRIDAIGTHGELLKTNKIYQEVYTSQMKGVETNEE
- a CDS encoding MarR family winged helix-turn-helix transcriptional regulator: MDRSKAIGFVVKTLSNQVKRQIDIGVSKCEIDGITGMQCWIIGYLCDNVEKRDVFQKDVEIAFNIRRSTATVILQLMEKNELITRESVSCDARLKKLILTEKAFGIHLKIESQIIQVEQKIAKGLTNEEIETFLRLVNKISKNIE
- a CDS encoding alpha/beta fold hydrolase: MLKKTLKILKKIIVVILALLTIISIVGQVRKHLEKDDVNHLGTLVNVDGKKMHVYSEGVGKKTIVLMPGLGSIAPSIDFKPLIKELKKDFKVVVVEPFGYGFSDETPKERSVENIVAETRAALKEANIAGPYILMPHSVSGIYAQYYAAVYPKEIKAIIMMDTTLVKACLDEADKVDLSIGKKQYIAATVGNVLGIDRIYYNNIYKDEACFSQKDKNDLVKMGVQNPFNKTMENEVNMILKNCETVNKTKMPKDLPILKFIPIRSMKDINNEKYTKIMSKNLNEFKEYTKFSYSTIEGKHYIFYTKSQEIGKETREFLGKYDN